A region of Sulfuricella denitrificans skB26 DNA encodes the following proteins:
- a CDS encoding GIY-YIG nuclease family protein — protein MELGWVSSRTLEMAAIKAANRSGVYLIGKVYKIGQVPVLYDWVYVGRSDRLGRRLREHQLIREENPGLKEWLRKNQGGIEVWFAATASTESIGLEKRLIKELLPEFNRIEYKQGVNHEYIVSFA, from the coding sequence ATGGAACTAGGATGGGTGAGCAGTAGAACGCTGGAGATGGCTGCGATAAAAGCCGCCAATCGTTCAGGGGTCTACTTGATTGGAAAGGTGTATAAAATTGGGCAGGTGCCCGTTTTATATGATTGGGTCTATGTTGGAAGAAGTGATCGACTTGGTCGAAGGTTGCGTGAGCATCAGCTTATCCGAGAAGAGAATCCTGGTTTAAAAGAGTGGCTGAGGAAAAATCAAGGCGGCATTGAAGTATGGTTTGCAGCAACAGCCAGTACAGAATCCATTGGGCTGGAAAAAAGGCTTATTAAAGAACTTTTGCCGGAATTTAATCGTATTGAATACAAACAAGGAGTTAATCATGAATATATCGTCAGCTTCGCTTGA
- a CDS encoding DGQHR domain-containing protein, with translation MNISSASLDQITTDILQRESQEKHALSLLLDRYTASKDKIFVQKTEMGGTESYIGAVTLEWLAERVRFASQLPLFREKIDPVTKSIEIDKDTINEILQRPLDYSRQAVLAQYLAARPKHKFPPLLVVVSQEWVDNQDADEWNSDGHAIKSTSDFSALDSMGKYGLLDVSEGIQIFALDGQHRLLGVQGLMELIKTGRLSVRKRNGDDVKNQVITSELLEERYGVTQSKLQQLGKEIIGIEFISAVVPGESRAEAKRRIRTIFVHVNRMAAPLTAGQIHQLDEDNGFALVAKRVTTSHPFLSAIGEGRVNWENNTISSRSTSFTTLQALTEMAKGVLEPIYPTWSPSEKGLIQLRPEDPELEDGVKRFTEFMDYLVELPSIKRAAQGTPSPQLRNFSAEGGEGILLYRPVGQTALASAVGLLMNEGVSIKQIFEKLSAYDEKGGFSKIDHFSSLWYGVLFDPNKQRMLVSGENLAKHLLVYLLKGGLPDEREREDLRMSFAEAREIDGQFRKFDGEWGGNKDIQLPNPL, from the coding sequence ATGAATATATCGTCAGCTTCGCTTGATCAGATAACAACTGATATTTTGCAAAGAGAGTCCCAAGAGAAACACGCGTTGTCATTGTTGTTGGACCGTTATACCGCCTCGAAAGATAAGATTTTTGTACAGAAAACCGAGATGGGGGGGACGGAGTCTTATATTGGTGCCGTGACTTTGGAATGGCTTGCAGAACGGGTGCGCTTTGCATCTCAGCTGCCCTTGTTTAGGGAGAAAATTGATCCGGTAACTAAAAGTATTGAAATCGATAAAGATACAATCAATGAGATTCTTCAACGTCCATTGGATTACAGCAGGCAAGCTGTGCTGGCTCAGTATTTGGCTGCACGCCCTAAGCATAAATTTCCTCCTTTGCTTGTGGTTGTCTCGCAAGAATGGGTAGATAACCAAGATGCTGATGAGTGGAATTCTGATGGACATGCAATTAAGTCAACATCAGATTTTTCTGCTTTGGATTCGATGGGTAAGTACGGGTTGTTGGATGTATCGGAAGGCATCCAGATTTTTGCGCTTGATGGGCAACATAGATTGCTGGGCGTGCAGGGATTAATGGAGTTAATTAAAACAGGCCGTTTGTCGGTGCGAAAAAGAAATGGTGATGATGTAAAAAACCAAGTGATTACATCGGAACTGCTTGAGGAGCGATATGGAGTAACTCAATCTAAGCTTCAGCAGCTAGGAAAGGAAATAATTGGGATTGAGTTTATTTCCGCTGTCGTTCCGGGAGAAAGCCGTGCTGAAGCGAAACGAAGGATTCGCACGATTTTTGTTCATGTAAATCGAATGGCTGCTCCATTAACCGCTGGTCAAATTCATCAGCTGGATGAGGATAATGGTTTTGCATTAGTGGCTAAGCGTGTTACGACAAGCCACCCCTTCCTCAGTGCGATTGGAGAGGGGAGGGTAAATTGGGAGAACAATACCATTTCCTCTCGATCGACCAGCTTTACTACGTTGCAAGCGCTGACGGAGATGGCTAAAGGTGTCCTTGAGCCGATTTATCCAACTTGGTCGCCTTCGGAAAAAGGGTTGATTCAGTTGCGGCCAGAGGATCCTGAATTGGAGGATGGTGTTAAGAGATTTACGGAGTTTATGGACTACTTGGTGGAATTGCCCAGTATTAAACGAGCTGCTCAAGGCACCCCATCTCCGCAACTTAGGAATTTTTCTGCTGAAGGCGGTGAGGGGATTTTGCTCTATAGGCCTGTTGGGCAAACGGCACTTGCCAGCGCCGTTGGCTTACTTATGAATGAAGGGGTCTCAATTAAACAGATATTCGAAAAATTATCGGCCTACGATGAAAAAGGAGGGTTTTCTAAAATTGATCATTTCTCATCTCTTTGGTACGGCGTTTTGTTTGATCCGAATAAACAGAGAATGCTAGTTTCTGGCGAGAATTTGGCTAAACACCTTTTGGTTTATTTATTAAAGGGTGGGCTTCCTGATGAGAGGGAGCGTGAAGATTTACGGATGAGTTTTGCAGAAGCTAGAGAGATTGATGGACAGTTTCGTAAATTTGACGGTGAGTGGGGGGGCAACAAAGATATTCAGTTACCCAATCCTCTTTAA
- a CDS encoding RelA/SpoT domain-containing protein, translating into MLFNSISGLILNRQALLSGRLKRTDTIIRKLRREKTMKLSSMDDIVGFRIIVSTRAEQKKVVDCLSNGLSVKAIKDYVDSPPASGYRGIHIIGAAETFLSGNREPTRFTYEIQVRTFFQHIWSTTSESFGEQVKEGGGSLEQREYLDSFSKKVVLFEENNPDFVQDEGLVPDGKINYFVVNFDKSKGVLIKTQMFYDAIVKALEYYQYLENLLSKNLNNEVTLLAVPHGEERLRITHLRYFRPYGRPEIPIEIRPETAIPGS; encoded by the coding sequence GTGTTATTCAATAGCATTTCAGGATTGATTCTAAATCGGCAAGCGCTTCTTAGCGGAAGGTTGAAGCGTACTGATACGATAATTCGAAAGCTGCGACGTGAAAAAACAATGAAGCTCTCATCAATGGACGATATTGTGGGCTTTAGAATAATTGTTTCGACACGTGCTGAGCAAAAGAAAGTTGTAGATTGTTTGTCTAATGGACTCTCGGTTAAGGCTATTAAAGATTATGTGGATTCCCCTCCTGCCTCTGGATATAGGGGAATCCACATTATTGGTGCGGCTGAAACGTTTTTGTCTGGAAATAGAGAGCCGACAAGGTTTACCTATGAGATTCAAGTGAGAACGTTTTTTCAGCACATTTGGTCTACTACTTCAGAAAGTTTTGGGGAACAAGTTAAAGAAGGTGGGGGGTCGCTAGAACAACGAGAATATCTGGATTCTTTTTCAAAAAAAGTGGTGTTGTTTGAAGAAAATAATCCAGATTTTGTTCAAGATGAAGGGTTGGTCCCGGATGGGAAAATTAATTATTTCGTCGTTAATTTTGATAAGTCAAAAGGCGTGCTAATAAAAACACAAATGTTTTATGATGCGATAGTCAAAGCCCTTGAATATTACCAATACTTAGAGAACTTGCTTTCTAAAAATCTGAATAACGAAGTTACTTTGCTCGCGGTGCCTCATGGGGAAGAGAGACTAAGGATTACGCATTTGCGTTACTTCAGACCTTATGGGCGCCCAGAAATACCGATCGAAATTAGGCCTGAGACCGCAATACCAGGTAGCTAA